In Parus major isolate Abel chromosome 3, Parus_major1.1, whole genome shotgun sequence, the following are encoded in one genomic region:
- the NUP43 gene encoding nucleoporin Nup43: MEDVSAKFVSQKISRTRWRPLPVAALQPPDLFATGSWDNEDNRISLWSAGDLGNAGLNGEYHGEPHLLCDIQHNGDVMDMQFLDQERIVVASSTGTVTIFRHHQNNQTLSASHQWEKAHYHVDQDTSCGGAACTGVICNNPEIVTVGEDGRINLFRADQKDAVRIIENADSSTLHAVTFLRTSEILTVNSIGQLKIWDLRQQRNEPSQIFSLAGDRVPLHCVDRHPNQQHIVATGGQDGMLSIWDIRQGTMPVSLLNAHEAEMWEVHFHPSDPDHLFTCSEDGSLWHWDTSSNVSEKPSFLHQGGRSTAYLSHSTINQSVVSAWLSNDPTKDRMEITNLIPNQTLSVNSLDVLGPCLVYGTDAEAIYVNRQLFA, encoded by the exons ATGGAGGACGTGAGCGCCAAGTTCGTGTCGCAGAAGATCAGCCGGACGCGCTGGCGGCCCCTGCCCGTCGCCGCGCTCCAGCCCCCCGACCTCTTCGCCACCGGCTCCTGGGACAACGAG GATAACAGGATCTCCCTCTGGTCTGCTGGCGACCTTGGAAATGCGGGCCTCAATGGTGAATATCATGGAGAACCTCATCTGCTGTGTGACATCCAGCACAATGGTGATGTTATGGATATGCAG TTTTTGGATCAAGAGAGAATTGTGGTTGCCTCATCAACAGGAACTGTAACTATATTCCGTCATCATCAAAATAACCAG ACGTTATCTGCCAGCCACCAGTGGGAGAAAGCCCATTATCATGTCGATCAAGACACATCTTGTGGTGGAGCAGCCTGTACCGGAGTCATCTGCAACAACCCAGAAATTGTCACTGTTGGAGAAGATGGTAGAATAAATCTCTTCAGAGCTGACCAAAAAGATGCAGTAAGAATCATAG aaaatgcagacagCAGTACACTCCATGCGGTGACTTTCCTTCGCACATCTGAGATCTTGACAGTAAATTCAATTGGACAGTTAAAAATATGGGACCTCAGACAGCAAAGAAATGAGCcatctcaaatattttcttt ggCAGGTGACAGAGTTCCACTGCACTGTGTGGACAGGCATCCCAATCAGCAGCATATTGTAGCCACAGGGGGCCAGGATGGAATGCTGAGTATATGGGACATCAGGCAGGGTACCATGCCAGTGTCCCTGCTAAATGCTCATGAAGCAGAAA TGTGGGAAGTTCACTTCCATCCCTCCGACCCCGATCATTTATTTACGTGTTCTGAAGATGGATCTCTTTGGCACTGGGATACTTCCTCAAACGTATCTGAAAAACCATCTTTTCTTCATCAAG gaGGAAGAAGCACTGCCTATCTTTCCCACAGTACCATTAACCAGTCTGTAGTAAGTGCCTGGCTAAGCAATGATCCGACCAAAGACCGCATGGAAATCACCAACCTGATTCCAAATCAGACTTTGTCTGTGAATAGTTTAGATGTTCTAGGACCATGCCTGGTATACGGTACTGACGCAGAGGCTATTTATGTGAACAGACAACTTTTTGCATGA